One genomic segment of Methylocystis sp. SC2 includes these proteins:
- a CDS encoding transposase has protein sequence MFIADKAFDSNAIIADLDARSAKVVISQHPRRAKPFAIDDGMHRWRHLIENFFGTLKEFKRIALRTDKTDQSFAAMIHIAAAVMNLNRPWMLSRRGRDSVRKPQITHPFSSSAFKMCRSMQPK, from the coding sequence GTGTTCATCGCCGACAAAGCGTTCGACAGCAACGCCATCATCGCCGATCTCGACGCGCGGAGCGCCAAAGTCGTCATCTCCCAACATCCGCGCCGGGCGAAACCTTTTGCCATCGACGATGGGATGCACAGATGGCGGCATTTGATCGAAAATTTTTTTGGCACGCTCAAGGAGTTCAAACGCATCGCGCTCCGCACCGACAAAACCGATCAGAGCTTCGCCGCCATGATCCACATCGCCGCCGCCGTCATGAATCTCAACAGGCCCTGGATGCTGTCGCGACGGGGCAGAGACAGTGTCCGCAAGCCCCAGATCACCCATCCATTCAGCTCCAGCGCGTTCAAGATGTGCAGATCAATGCAGCCAAAATAA
- the kdpC gene encoding potassium-transporting ATPase subunit KdpC, with amino-acid sequence MLSQIRPAIVMIVLFTALTGLAYPLAITGVAQLALPTQANGSVIERDGTVVGSSLIGQNFASDRYFHGRPSATTGADPADPSKTVEAPYNAANSMGSNLGPTSKKLVDRVNAAIEAEFSAGRIDVVAADAATTSASGLDPHISPQFALAQAAAVARARNLSESQVRAIVEAHVEGRLLGAIGEPRVNVLLLNLALDRLQ; translated from the coding sequence ATGCTCTCCCAAATTCGCCCGGCGATCGTCATGATCGTTCTCTTCACCGCCTTGACCGGACTCGCTTATCCGCTCGCGATCACCGGCGTCGCCCAACTCGCCCTGCCGACGCAGGCGAATGGAAGCGTGATCGAACGCGATGGAACAGTGGTCGGCTCGTCGCTGATCGGACAGAACTTCGCCTCCGATCGCTATTTTCACGGCCGGCCTTCGGCGACGACAGGCGCCGACCCGGCTGATCCTTCCAAGACCGTCGAGGCCCCCTACAATGCGGCGAACTCGATGGGCTCCAATCTCGGGCCGACGTCGAAGAAGCTCGTCGACCGCGTCAACGCCGCGATCGAGGCGGAATTTTCCGCCGGCCGAATTGACGTCGTCGCCGCCGACGCCGCAACGACATCCGCCTCCGGCCTTGATCCGCATATTTCGCCACAGTTCGCGCTGGCTCAGGCGGCGGCCGTCGCCAGGGCGCGCAATCTCAGCGAGTCGCAGGTGCGCGCTATTGTCGAAGCGCATGTCGAAGGGCGCCTTCTTGGCGCGATCGGCGAGCCGCGCGTAAATGTGCTCTTGCTGAATTTGGCTCTTGATCGCTTACAATAG
- a CDS encoding diguanylate cyclase, producing the protein MPFAKLSREQTRTTLNELRQSLFQHELWCENLNRTIICDQVPDERDLQEDANHRWPLGQWLHGAGASRLGSHQSFSQILLAHELMHRRAAIMLRTASEHRSIPLDDYELFLSALKQVRAQLVTIKHELEDALRNRDPLTGAGNHIAMLTALSERQALAPRPTCLAMMDLDHFREVNDTYGHTLGDEFLVQYAEFVMSHLRPHDEFFRFGGEKFLYCAADADLEKGRAIAEQLRKGLSDREFFVEGYLPLTVTASFGLALLDPSVPVEQSIERADQALHAAKAAGRDRIANWQAPN; encoded by the coding sequence ATGCCCTTTGCCAAATTGAGCCGCGAGCAAACGCGGACGACTCTGAATGAGCTCCGGCAGTCGCTTTTTCAGCACGAACTCTGGTGCGAGAATCTCAACAGAACGATCATTTGCGATCAGGTTCCCGACGAGCGGGACCTCCAGGAAGACGCGAATCACAGATGGCCGCTCGGACAATGGCTGCATGGCGCCGGCGCCAGTCGTCTGGGTTCGCACCAAAGTTTTTCCCAGATTTTGCTCGCGCATGAGCTTATGCACCGGCGCGCGGCGATCATGCTGCGGACCGCGTCGGAGCATCGGTCCATTCCTCTCGACGACTATGAATTATTCCTGTCGGCCCTCAAGCAGGTTCGCGCCCAATTGGTGACCATCAAGCACGAACTCGAGGATGCGCTTCGCAATCGCGATCCGTTGACAGGCGCGGGGAACCATATCGCGATGCTGACGGCGTTGAGCGAGCGGCAGGCCCTCGCGCCGAGACCCACATGTCTCGCGATGATGGATCTGGATCACTTCAGGGAGGTCAACGACACCTACGGCCATACGCTCGGCGATGAATTTCTCGTGCAATACGCAGAATTCGTCATGTCCCACTTGCGGCCCCATGATGAGTTTTTTCGCTTTGGAGGCGAGAAGTTCCTCTACTGCGCCGCAGATGCGGACCTGGAAAAGGGTCGCGCCATCGCAGAGCAGCTACGAAAAGGCTTATCGGACAGGGAATTTTTCGTCGAAGGCTATTTGCCGCTCACGGTGACGGCGTCCTTCGGGCTTGCGCTCCTCGATCCTTCCGTTCCGGTCGAGCAATCGATTGAGCGCGCCGACCAGGCGTTGCACGCCGCCAAAGCCGCAGGTCGCGATCGGATCGCGAATTGGCAGGCGCCAAACTAG
- a CDS encoding sensor histidine kinase KdpD — protein MARDDGDFDRRPDPDALLALSDKESKGKLRVFLGAAPGVGKTYAMLARAQTAKAEGVDVVVGVAETHGRAETQALLNGLETLPRRKCDYRGRIIEEFDIDAALARKPQLILVDELAHTNAPDSRHPKRWQDVEELLDVGIDIWTTLNVQHLESLADVVSRVTGVAVRETVPDRVLQNAADVILVDITPEELLQRLKDGKVYVPETARRATQNFFTPRNLTALRELALRRTAERVDDQMVDFLRQGAIEGPWATSERLLVCVGRDANSEAVVRAGARLATALNATWIALYVERGGQDEDSAEVVRSVDQALRLAERLGAEIARTPGDDLAGEALSFARRENITQIVLGRSRARPFSRLLRRSLTDEILRRSTDIAVHVVVQEDGPPQSRQAWKLPTLSQTWLGFGGAAVSVMMTVLVGHGLERWLGLVNPSVVFLLPVVLCAVWLGMWSAIIAAVLSFLACDFFFFSPRYELTISQPQEFLTLVVALVVAVITGMLASKMRTYAQNMRQRSQAVQSLFEFSRKLSTITTLDDILWASTLQIQKAGEASSVIMLIPEEGGLKVSAAWPPVDRMDAGELAAARWALEKSEPAGWRTDTLPNVRFQFRPLATARGVVAVCGIEPKTPEEPLSAAAESTISSLLEQTAIAIDRSMLVGESVKAAALEENEKLRTILLSALSHDLRTPLTSITGAVTSLRELGEKLPPEDRKDLLLSIEEEAGRLSRFIANMLDMSRIESGALAPRSDLVDVAEVIRSVLERAKRSFPGKETSISIAPDLPPIRGDANLLGQVLFNLIDNAHKYGGPAGAIVHARREGGDVVITVTDEGPGVKTADIERIFEKFYRSGRVDGRKAGTGLGLSICRGLVRAMGGTIVAQSPAARRRGTRLIMRFPAAGESRRGVAA, from the coding sequence TTGGCCCGCGACGACGGAGATTTCGACCGACGACCCGACCCCGATGCGCTCCTTGCCCTGAGCGACAAGGAGAGCAAAGGGAAACTTCGTGTGTTCCTCGGCGCCGCGCCCGGCGTCGGCAAGACCTATGCGATGCTGGCGCGCGCGCAGACGGCCAAGGCTGAGGGCGTCGACGTTGTCGTAGGCGTAGCGGAAACGCACGGGCGCGCCGAGACGCAAGCGCTCCTCAACGGTCTTGAGACTCTGCCACGCCGCAAATGCGACTATCGCGGTCGGATCATCGAGGAATTCGATATCGACGCGGCGCTCGCGCGAAAGCCTCAGCTCATCCTCGTCGATGAACTCGCGCACACCAACGCGCCCGATAGCCGGCACCCCAAACGTTGGCAGGACGTCGAAGAGCTGCTGGATGTCGGCATCGACATATGGACCACGCTCAATGTTCAGCATCTGGAAAGCCTCGCCGACGTCGTCTCCCGCGTCACCGGCGTCGCAGTGCGTGAGACGGTGCCGGATCGAGTCCTCCAGAACGCCGCCGACGTCATCCTTGTCGACATCACGCCGGAAGAACTGCTGCAGCGACTGAAGGATGGCAAGGTCTATGTTCCCGAGACCGCGAGACGCGCGACGCAGAATTTCTTCACGCCGCGCAACCTCACGGCGCTGCGCGAACTCGCGCTGCGTCGAACCGCGGAACGCGTCGACGACCAGATGGTCGACTTCCTTCGGCAAGGCGCGATCGAAGGCCCCTGGGCGACGTCGGAACGCCTGCTTGTCTGCGTCGGCCGTGATGCAAACTCCGAGGCGGTGGTTCGCGCCGGCGCGCGCCTCGCCACGGCCCTCAACGCCACCTGGATCGCGCTTTACGTCGAGCGCGGCGGCCAGGACGAAGACTCTGCTGAAGTCGTGCGAAGCGTCGACCAGGCGCTCAGGCTCGCGGAACGGCTGGGGGCGGAAATCGCCCGCACGCCAGGCGACGATCTCGCAGGCGAAGCGCTGAGTTTCGCGCGACGCGAGAATATCACGCAGATCGTCTTGGGCCGCTCGCGCGCGCGGCCTTTTTCTCGACTGCTGCGGCGCTCGCTGACCGACGAGATTCTTCGGCGGTCGACCGATATCGCGGTTCACGTCGTCGTGCAGGAGGACGGCCCGCCGCAAAGCCGACAGGCTTGGAAATTGCCGACCCTGTCACAGACATGGCTCGGCTTCGGCGGCGCCGCGGTCTCCGTCATGATGACGGTCCTGGTCGGTCATGGGCTAGAGCGCTGGCTCGGCCTCGTTAATCCGTCGGTCGTCTTTCTGCTTCCCGTCGTGCTTTGCGCCGTGTGGCTCGGGATGTGGTCCGCGATCATTGCTGCGGTTCTGTCCTTTCTCGCCTGCGACTTTTTCTTTTTCAGTCCGCGCTATGAACTCACCATTTCGCAACCGCAGGAATTCCTGACGCTCGTCGTCGCGTTGGTGGTCGCCGTCATAACGGGAATGCTCGCGAGCAAAATGCGCACTTATGCGCAAAACATGCGGCAGCGGTCTCAAGCCGTGCAGTCGCTGTTCGAATTCTCTCGCAAACTCTCCACGATAACGACGCTCGACGACATTCTCTGGGCCTCCACGCTGCAGATTCAGAAAGCCGGCGAAGCGTCCAGCGTCATCATGCTGATCCCCGAAGAGGGCGGTTTGAAAGTGTCGGCGGCCTGGCCGCCGGTCGATCGGATGGACGCCGGCGAACTTGCCGCCGCCCGTTGGGCGCTCGAAAAATCCGAGCCCGCCGGATGGCGGACGGACACGCTGCCGAATGTGCGCTTCCAATTCCGGCCGCTCGCGACGGCGCGCGGCGTCGTCGCCGTTTGCGGGATCGAGCCCAAGACGCCCGAGGAGCCGCTTTCCGCCGCCGCGGAAAGCACGATTTCTTCACTGCTTGAACAGACCGCGATCGCGATCGACCGTTCGATGCTCGTCGGCGAATCCGTCAAGGCGGCGGCTCTCGAGGAAAACGAAAAGCTACGGACGATTCTGCTCTCCGCCCTGTCGCATGATCTGCGCACGCCGCTGACCTCGATCACCGGCGCGGTGACGAGCCTGCGCGAACTTGGCGAGAAGCTTCCGCCCGAGGATCGCAAGGATCTTCTGCTGTCGATTGAAGAAGAGGCCGGGCGCCTGTCGCGCTTCATCGCCAATATGCTCGACATGTCGCGCATCGAGTCAGGCGCGCTGGCGCCGCGCAGCGATCTCGTCGATGTGGCCGAGGTGATCCGCAGCGTCCTCGAGAGAGCCAAGAGAAGTTTCCCAGGCAAAGAGACGTCGATCAGCATCGCGCCCGACCTTCCGCCTATTCGCGGCGACGCCAATCTGCTCGGACAGGTTCTCTTCAATCTGATCGACAATGCGCATAAATATGGCGGACCCGCCGGCGCGATCGTTCACGCCCGGCGCGAAGGCGGCGACGTCGTCATCACCGTGACCGACGAGGGGCCCGGCGTGAAGACGGCCGACATCGAGCGCATTTTCGAGAAATTCTATCGCAGCGGGCGTGTTGACGGCCGCAAGGCCGGCACCGGCCTCGGACTCTCAATCTGCCGCGGACTGGTCAGGGCCATGGGCGGAACCATCGTCGCGCAAAGCCCTGCCGCTCGCCGTCGAGGCACGAGACTCATCATGCGTTTTCCCGCCGCGGGCGAATCAAGACGGGGCGTGGCGGCATGA
- a CDS encoding glycosyltransferase: MKIALLNAFPNLAHSAEREFINRSIAAFERLGHEAVAVVTSGEIIDFDPSFVIVTHEFVPKLTSHYTVGLLWSPTQFYKSDPDRVKAIRSWDLVAPVNAETRRFARDVHFPLRRESVSDLDFYPSSPVTDLSFPDHSKLSLAYVGTWDGERQNQLFRALAEVVDLHVYGPPKAWEFLSKNYRGSIPFDGEAVIYTFNQHGAALAIHKSSHVEDNTPSMRVFEACAAKCLVITDPLKPLENLFGDSLEYVDTWRSPKAVATYIAELMEGYRKHPERYVGMIARADEVFRSKASLERLLTALVEDVSRHIAERVRAAGSVKGPAVTVILRCGSRPLPLVQRAIASLTSQTYKRVGVIFARYAEIEGFENWLTDLSKSGKLLFTVDLACPGGGVRSRAMWAGFREVRTELFCMLDDDDEWLPNHLSDLVALLRDNPEVPFVYTGVIRQEEDGGFLNDHARFAGEMGADIPERRVLQCFDDFNLDRLLRFDNYIQSNTWLARTEVLTPAVLEDPELEVAEDLYFYLLLASRHRFLFSGTVSAIWNWRSKSADNSSIAISQDQWAINGEHMHRRLSQLTFPGNFQGSDVLSRGRVDHQQYRAREDPGSSVQDAVLELGTEEGSLYNINFSLSKLPAYLAEAKGLSHRETWGRWTIGHEMLLRFRDPLPKCFTLKIYGRAFESNHQRPITVVVGGSEATLVMCAEINDEIYTVKIHNDDAADFILFRIPNPKSPAELRRSNDRRRLGIGLAQLEIVEDRDSAETDSRHRRTQALDTPVASARFVFSKLISLNAWKK; the protein is encoded by the coding sequence ATGAAAATCGCCCTTCTGAATGCATTTCCTAATCTTGCGCACTCGGCTGAACGAGAGTTCATAAATCGTTCGATCGCTGCGTTTGAACGGCTAGGTCATGAGGCTGTCGCCGTTGTCACATCCGGTGAAATAATAGACTTCGATCCTTCATTCGTCATTGTGACCCATGAGTTCGTTCCGAAACTGACGTCTCACTACACCGTTGGACTCCTCTGGAGTCCAACTCAGTTCTACAAGTCCGACCCGGATCGGGTGAAGGCGATTCGTTCGTGGGACCTGGTGGCGCCCGTGAACGCGGAGACACGCCGTTTTGCGCGGGATGTTCACTTCCCTCTACGGCGCGAGTCCGTCAGCGATCTGGACTTCTACCCTTCATCCCCAGTCACGGACTTGTCGTTTCCTGACCATTCGAAATTGAGTTTGGCGTACGTCGGCACCTGGGACGGGGAAAGGCAGAATCAACTGTTTCGCGCCCTCGCTGAGGTCGTCGATCTGCATGTCTATGGGCCGCCGAAAGCCTGGGAATTTCTGTCGAAGAATTATCGCGGATCCATTCCATTTGACGGCGAGGCCGTCATTTACACCTTTAATCAACACGGAGCGGCGCTGGCGATACACAAAAGTTCGCATGTCGAAGATAACACGCCCAGCATGCGTGTTTTCGAAGCATGCGCCGCGAAGTGCCTGGTGATCACCGATCCGCTGAAACCGCTCGAGAATCTGTTTGGGGACAGCCTAGAATATGTAGATACGTGGCGCAGCCCTAAAGCAGTCGCCACTTATATAGCGGAGCTCATGGAGGGATACCGAAAGCATCCCGAACGCTACGTAGGGATGATTGCTCGGGCTGATGAAGTATTCAGGTCCAAAGCCTCGCTCGAAAGGCTGCTCACGGCGCTCGTGGAGGATGTCTCCCGCCACATCGCAGAGCGGGTAAGGGCGGCGGGCTCTGTTAAGGGTCCAGCAGTGACCGTTATCCTTCGCTGTGGGTCGCGGCCGCTGCCACTGGTGCAACGCGCCATAGCTTCGCTCACGAGCCAAACCTACAAGCGAGTTGGCGTCATCTTCGCACGCTACGCTGAGATCGAGGGATTTGAGAACTGGCTGACTGACCTGTCAAAGAGCGGGAAGTTGCTTTTCACGGTCGATCTGGCCTGCCCGGGCGGCGGCGTTCGGAGCCGAGCCATGTGGGCGGGGTTCCGGGAGGTCCGCACGGAACTCTTTTGTATGCTCGACGACGACGATGAGTGGTTGCCAAATCACCTGTCCGATCTGGTCGCCTTGTTGCGTGACAATCCCGAGGTTCCGTTCGTCTACACTGGCGTAATTCGTCAAGAGGAAGACGGCGGATTTTTGAACGATCATGCGCGCTTTGCGGGTGAGATGGGCGCCGACATCCCGGAACGCCGCGTTCTACAATGCTTCGACGACTTCAACCTCGACCGACTGTTGCGTTTTGATAACTATATTCAGTCGAACACGTGGCTCGCCAGGACGGAAGTTCTCACCCCTGCCGTGTTGGAGGATCCGGAGTTGGAAGTAGCCGAAGACTTGTACTTCTATCTCTTGCTCGCAAGCCGTCACCGATTCCTCTTCTCCGGCACGGTTTCGGCAATTTGGAACTGGCGCTCGAAGTCCGCTGACAACTCGTCGATCGCCATATCCCAAGACCAATGGGCCATCAATGGCGAGCACATGCATAGAAGATTGTCGCAGCTAACGTTCCCGGGAAATTTCCAAGGAAGCGACGTTCTCTCCCGGGGCAGAGTGGACCATCAACAGTATCGCGCTCGCGAAGATCCAGGCTCGTCCGTTCAGGACGCCGTATTAGAGCTTGGTACCGAAGAGGGCTCCTTATACAATATCAATTTTTCACTTTCCAAACTTCCCGCATATTTGGCGGAAGCAAAAGGGCTTTCCCATCGCGAAACATGGGGCCGCTGGACAATAGGACATGAGATGCTCCTTAGGTTTCGCGATCCGCTGCCAAAGTGTTTCACTTTGAAAATTTATGGACGGGCGTTTGAGAGCAATCACCAAAGGCCGATTACTGTCGTCGTCGGCGGGAGTGAAGCGACTTTGGTGATGTGTGCGGAGATAAATGACGAAATTTACACCGTTAAAATCCACAATGACGATGCCGCTGACTTCATCCTGTTTCGGATTCCAAATCCGAAGTCGCCAGCGGAGTTGCGCAGGTCGAATGATCGGCGGCGTCTGGGCATTGGACTGGCTCAACTCGAGATAGTGGAAGACCGCGACAGCGCTGAAACTGACAGCCGCCATCGACGCACTCAAGCGCTTGATACGCCAGTGGCCTCAGCCAGGTTTGTTTTTTCTAAGTTGATCAGCCTCAATGCGTGGAAAAAGTGA
- a CDS encoding response regulator transcription factor, whose amino-acid sequence MSGARVLVVDDEPQIQRVLRPSLAASGYEARAAATGREALAAIGEYSPDLIILDLGLPDMDGKEVLRKLRILTRTPVIVLSARDRESEKIAALDLGADDYVEKPFAMGELLARMRTALRHAQDKTLESGSVAVDGLVVNLHRRMVTKNGAPVKLTPKEFDLLAFLTRHSGRPLTHRDILKTVWGPAHQNDSQYLRVFIGQLRAKIEENAATPKIIVTEPGVGYRFIESE is encoded by the coding sequence ATGAGCGGCGCGCGCGTCCTCGTCGTCGACGATGAACCTCAAATACAGCGCGTCCTGCGGCCTTCGCTGGCGGCGAGCGGCTATGAGGCGCGCGCTGCGGCGACAGGGCGCGAGGCGCTGGCGGCCATAGGCGAATATTCGCCCGATCTCATCATCCTCGATCTCGGCCTTCCCGACATGGACGGCAAGGAAGTGCTGCGAAAGCTGCGAATCCTTACGCGAACGCCGGTGATCGTTCTCTCGGCGCGCGACCGGGAATCCGAAAAGATCGCCGCGCTCGACCTCGGCGCGGATGATTACGTCGAGAAGCCCTTCGCCATGGGAGAGCTGCTGGCGCGCATGCGCACGGCCTTACGTCATGCGCAGGATAAGACTTTGGAGTCGGGCAGCGTCGCGGTCGACGGGCTTGTCGTGAATTTGCATAGACGCATGGTGACGAAAAACGGCGCGCCGGTGAAACTGACGCCGAAGGAATTCGACCTTTTGGCCTTTCTCACGCGGCATTCGGGCCGACCGTTGACGCACCGGGACATCCTCAAGACCGTTTGGGGGCCTGCGCATCAGAACGACAGCCAATATTTGCGCGTCTTCATCGGCCAGCTACGGGCGAAGATAGAAGAAAACGCCGCGACGCCCAAAATCATCGTGACCGAACCCGGCGTCGGCTATCGATTCATTGAGTCCGAGTGA
- a CDS encoding CHAD domain-containing protein, translating to MSEIELKLLLDKTKSSEIWARVKASKLAHGAPVTRTLRSIYLDTPEHALNKAGIALRLRRDGRRWIQGVKTRAALHGGLSQVGELENPAPGGRLCLDAISDSSIREEIADCVNGASLQPVCETVITRRTSELMLSDGTRAELALDVGEVRAGERSAELSELEIELLAGNAGGLFDIALILLPDGGLQFSRLSKAARGYLLAEEGRIDQPLAPRNARNIILDPAQTAEQAARDVLRECLDQIATNVLVVRQLDDDEGPHQLRVGLRRLRSAFSVYASVLGNAAMERLDDEARWLGREVGSLRDLDVVANDMARREAETHPDEPGLSALADVVARQARERREQLRKLLAGSRVQAFLIDLARFVETRGWLVAQDFGQTERLAAPIAALARQSLNKRWKKTAKHARGLATLTVEQRHELRKELKKLRYAVEFFCSLYPEKRIDPFLKRLKKLQNVFGDLNDAATMKTMFTGTDVPGADAPSIQRAVGWMIGASQARAELGWIGAKALWKDLEQTRPFWK from the coding sequence ATGAGCGAGATCGAGCTAAAACTCCTGCTGGACAAGACAAAGTCGAGTGAGATTTGGGCGCGCGTGAAGGCGTCGAAGCTGGCTCACGGCGCTCCGGTGACGAGAACGCTCCGAAGCATTTATCTCGATACGCCCGAGCACGCACTCAACAAAGCGGGAATTGCGCTGAGGCTCAGGCGCGACGGGCGGCGGTGGATTCAGGGCGTCAAAACCAGGGCGGCGTTGCATGGCGGCCTTTCGCAGGTCGGCGAGCTCGAGAACCCGGCGCCTGGCGGACGCCTGTGTCTCGATGCAATTTCTGACTCATCGATTCGGGAAGAGATCGCTGACTGCGTGAACGGCGCTTCGCTTCAGCCCGTTTGCGAGACGGTGATCACGCGCAGGACGAGCGAGCTGATGCTTTCGGACGGCACGCGCGCGGAGCTCGCGCTCGACGTTGGCGAAGTGCGGGCCGGCGAACGCTCTGCCGAACTCTCCGAGTTGGAAATCGAACTCCTCGCAGGCAATGCAGGCGGACTGTTCGATATTGCGCTGATCCTGCTGCCCGATGGCGGGTTGCAGTTCTCCCGACTGTCCAAGGCCGCCCGCGGCTATTTGTTAGCCGAAGAGGGTCGGATCGATCAGCCGCTCGCGCCCCGCAACGCGCGAAATATTATACTCGATCCGGCGCAGACCGCCGAGCAAGCGGCGCGTGACGTCTTGCGCGAATGCCTCGACCAGATCGCCACGAATGTGCTCGTCGTTCGCCAGCTGGACGACGACGAAGGACCGCATCAGCTGCGCGTCGGCCTGCGGCGGTTGCGCAGCGCATTCTCGGTCTATGCTTCCGTGTTGGGCAATGCGGCGATGGAACGGCTCGACGACGAGGCGCGTTGGCTTGGCCGGGAGGTCGGGAGCCTCAGGGATCTCGACGTGGTGGCGAACGACATGGCGCGCCGGGAAGCCGAAACTCATCCCGACGAGCCTGGACTTTCGGCCCTCGCCGATGTGGTCGCGCGGCAGGCGCGAGAACGGCGCGAGCAGCTGCGCAAGCTTCTTGCCGGCTCCCGCGTGCAGGCGTTCCTGATTGATCTTGCGCGGTTCGTCGAGACGCGCGGCTGGCTTGTCGCGCAGGATTTCGGCCAGACCGAGCGGCTAGCGGCGCCGATTGCGGCCTTAGCGCGCCAGTCTCTCAACAAGCGCTGGAAGAAGACCGCCAAGCATGCTCGGGGACTTGCGACGCTGACCGTCGAACAGCGCCACGAGTTGCGCAAAGAGCTCAAAAAGCTGCGCTACGCCGTCGAGTTCTTTTGCTCCTTGTATCCGGAGAAACGAATCGATCCCTTCTTGAAGCGGCTTAAGAAGCTGCAGAACGTGTTCGGCGACCTCAACGACGCGGCGACGATGAAAACCATGTTCACGGGAACGGATGTTCCCGGCGCCGACGCTCCATCGATACAGCGCGCCGTCGGCTGGATGATCGGGGCGAGTCAGGCGCGCGCCGAATTGGGCTGGATCGGCGCCAAGGCGCTCTGGAAAGATCTCGAACAGACCCGCCCGTTCTGGAAATGA